One segment of Brassica napus cultivar Da-Ae chromosome C3, Da-Ae, whole genome shotgun sequence DNA contains the following:
- the LOC106389317 gene encoding pumilio homolog 5-like isoform X5 has protein sequence MTTTQSAMRMVEGDHHMKNWQQASRFGSHDMVVEDLAFLMKRNRLDSGSAGGDHIPSRSGSAPPSMEGSFTALRNLLKQQEGSSSSEVLSKAIESYDSEEEIRRDPAYVAYYLSNVTLNPRLPPPLISRENQHLLSTTASWDGMGIRSSLHSSRRSLSTHREEPEDEGSLVEQQPYASLANLIQRPHSAEDIHAISSSSLSMDAIASEDTLASQNSTNAQSERTNNNLSLFGASPSSMRNQEKQQHSQGRRMPPPSYQVQATSPSQQMMHNLPKIATTPMHTSTSAYMTSLSPFYNQSSGMYLPQYNYSGYLSREGAVPMPYDISPTSSGYNNNARLLPGGGHNTPSLVDPFQWQYYQQPQADAYSPSFQSSADSASGFMANHELHSNPLSSSYGMQSPRHMGNYFAVPPGVRVIPQYTGSPLASPVMPSSPVGGGMMGKFGRRSETRYHQQGTSRSTGIYPGGWQGGNSVVDDFKRHSFLDELKSPNARKLELSDIAGRVVEFSVDQHGSRFIQQKLEHCSDEERASVFSEVLPQASKLMTDVFGNYVIQKFIEHGTPDQREELVKQLAGQMVSLSLQMYGCRVIQKALEVIDVDQKTELIRELDGNVMKCVRDQNGNHVIQKCIESMPADRIGFVIAAFRGQVATLSTHPYGCRVIQRILEHCSDGEETRCVIDEILESAFALAHDQYGNYATQHVLERGKPDERRKIIEKLTWNVVQMSQHKYASNVVEKCLEHGDGTERELLIEEIMGKSEEDNHLLAMMKDQYANYVVQKVLEISKDQQREVLGQRMKIHLQSLRKYTYGKHIVARFEQLFESEASEEGTEG, from the exons ATGACGACGACTCAGAGTGCTATGAGAATGGTGGAAGGTGATCATCATATGAAGAATTGGCAACAGGCTTCTAGATTTGGTTCACATGATATGGTTGTTGAAGATTTAGCCTTCCTTATGAAAAGAAACAGGTTAGATAGTGGTAGTGCTGGTGGTGATCATATCCCTAGTAGGAGTGGAAGCGCGCCACCTAGCATGGAAGGTTCATTTACAGCTCTTAGGAATCTATTGAAACAACAGGAAGGTAGTAGTAGCTCTGAAGTGTTGAGTAAGGCCATTGAGAGTTATGACTCTGAAGAAGAGATACGTAGGGATCCTGCTTATGTAGCTTACTATTTGTCTAACGTCACCTTGAATCCAAGACTCCCTCCTCCCTTAATCTCACGGGAGAATCAGCACTTGTTGAGTACAACAGCCTCTTGGGATGGTATGGGGATAAGATCTTCCTTGCATTCCTCTAGAAGATCCCTTTCAACGCATAGAGAGGAGCCTGAGGATGAGGGTTCACTGGTTGAACAACAGCCTTATGCTTCTTTGGCTAATTTGATTCAG CGGCCTCACTCGGCAGAAGACATCCATGCCATTTCCTCTAGTTCTCTCTCCATGGATGCTATTGCTAGTGAAGATACTTTAGCCTCACAAAATTCTACTAATGCACAGAGTGAGAGAACCAATAATAATCTATCTCTCTTTGGTGCTTCTCCATCCTCCATGAGGAACCAAGAGAAACAACAACACTCTCAAGGAAGGAGAATGCCACCTCCATCTTATCAGGTTCaagctacttctccttcacAACAAATGATGCATAACTTACCAAAGATTGCAACTACTCCTATGCATACATCAACATCAGCATACATGACATCTCTGAGCCCATTTTACAATCAGTCCTCGGGTATGTACCTCCCGCAGTATAATTACAGTGGGTACCTGTCTCGTGAAGGGGCTGTTCCTATGCCATATGACATCTCACCAACTTCTTCAGGATACAACAACAACGCTAGGCTTCTCCCTGGAGGAGGACATAACACTCCTTCTCTTGTGGATCCGTTTCAGTGGCAATACTACCAACAGCCTCAAGCAGATGCGTATTCTCCTTCCTTCCAGAGCAGCGCTGACTCTGCTTCTGGCTTTATGGCCAATCATGAACTTCACAGCAATCCATTGAGTTCAAGTTATGGAATGCAAAGTCCACGGCACATGGGGAACTACTTTGCAGTGCCGCCTGGTGTGAGAGTCATCCCGCAGTATACAGGATCACCTCTTGCTAGTCCAGTGATGCCATCCTCACCGGTTGGTGGTGGGATGATGGGGAAATTTGGAAGACGAAGTGAAACAAGGTATCATCAACAAGGAACGAGTAGGAGCACAGGGATCTACCCTGGTGGATGGCAAGGAGGCAACAGCGTCGTTGATGATTTTAAAAGACATTCTTTTCTTGATGAACTCAAGTCTCCAAATGCTCGTAAACTCGAGCTGTCTGATATTGCAGGGCGTGTTGTTGAATTCAG CGTGGATCAGCATGGGAGCCGGTTTATTCAACAGAAGTTGGAGCATTGCTCTGATGAGGAGAGAGCATCCGTTTTCAGTGAGGTTCTTCCACAAGCTTCAAAATTGATGACTGATGTCTTTGGAAACTATGTTATCCAAAAG TTCATAGAACATGGAACTCCGGACCAGAGGGAAGAACTTGTGAAGCAACTCGCTGGTCAGATGGTTTCTCTAAGCTTGCAAATGTATGGATGTCGTGTGATACAAAAg GCCCTTGAAGTGATAGATGTTGACCAAAAGACGGAACTGATACGTGAGCTAGATGGGAATGTGATGAAGTGTGTTAGAGACCAAAACGGAAACCATGTTATCCAAAAGTGTATAGAGAGCATGCCTGCGGATAGGATTGGATTCGTTATTGCAGCTTTCCGCGGTCAAGTTGCCACTCTTTCTACTCATCCTTATGGATGCAGAGTCATCCAG AGAATCTTAGAGCATTGCTCAGATGGTGAGGAGACTCGTTGTGTAATCGATGAAATCTTGGAATCTGCTTTTGCTCTTGCTCATGATCAGTATGGGAACTATGCCACTCAG CATGTCTTGGAGAGAGGGAAGCCTGATGAGAGGAGAAAGATCATTGAGAAGCTGACATGGAATGTTGTTCAGATGAGTCAGCACAAGTACGCATCCAACGTTGTGGAGAAGTGTTTGGAACATGGTGATGGTACCGAGAGAGAGTTGCTGATTGAGGAGATAATGGGAAAATCAGAGGAAGACAATCACTTGCTG GCGATGATGAAAGATCAGTACGCAAATTACGTGGTCCAGAAAGTCTTGGAGATCAGTAAAGATCAGCAAAGGGAGGTTCTGGGGCAGAGGATGAAGATCCATCTACAGAGTTTGAGGAAGTACACATATGGGAAACACATAGTAGCTAGATTCGAACAGCTGTTTG AGAGTGAAGCCTCAGAAGAAGGAACAGAAGGTTAG
- the LOC106389317 gene encoding pumilio homolog 5-like isoform X4, whose amino-acid sequence MTTTQSAMRMVEGDHHMKNWQQASRFGSHDMVVEDLAFLMKRNRLDSGSAGGDHIPSRSGSAPPSMEGSFTALRNLLKQQEGSSSSEVLSKAIESYDSEEEIRRDPAYVAYYLSNVTLNPRLPPPLISRENQHLLSTTASWDGMGIRSSLHSSRRSLSTHREEPEDEGSLVEQQPYASLANLIQRPHSAEDIHAISSSSLSMDAIASEDTLASQNSTNAQSERTNNNLSLFGASPSSMRNQEKQQHSQGRRMPPPSYQVQATSPSQQMMHNLPKIATTPMHTSTSAYMTSLSPFYNQSSGMYLPQYNYSGYLSREGAVPMPYDISPTSSGYNNNARLLPGGGHNTPSLVDPFQWQYYQQPQADAYSPSFQSSADSASGFMANHELHSNPLSSSYGMQSPRHMGNYFAVPPGVRVIPQYTGSPLASPVMPSSPVGGGMMGKFGRRSETRYHQQGTSRSTGIYPGGWQGGNSVVDDFKRHSFLDELKSPNARKLELSDIAGRVVEFSVDQHGSRFIQQKLEHCSDEERASVFSEVLPQASKLMTDVFGNYVIQKFIEHGTPDQREELVKQLAGQMVSLSLQMYGCRVIQKALEVIDVDQKTELIRELDGNVMKCVRDQNGNHVIQKCIESMPADRIGFVIAAFRGQVATLSTHPYGCRVIQVRRILEHCSDGEETRCVIDEILESAFALAHDQYGNYATQHVLERGKPDERRKIIEKLTWNVVQMSQHKYASNVVEKCLEHGDGTERELLIEEIMGKSEEDNHLLAMMKDQYANYVVQKVLEISKDQQREVLGQRMKIHLQSLRKYTYGKHIVARFEQLFESEASEEGTEG is encoded by the exons ATGACGACGACTCAGAGTGCTATGAGAATGGTGGAAGGTGATCATCATATGAAGAATTGGCAACAGGCTTCTAGATTTGGTTCACATGATATGGTTGTTGAAGATTTAGCCTTCCTTATGAAAAGAAACAGGTTAGATAGTGGTAGTGCTGGTGGTGATCATATCCCTAGTAGGAGTGGAAGCGCGCCACCTAGCATGGAAGGTTCATTTACAGCTCTTAGGAATCTATTGAAACAACAGGAAGGTAGTAGTAGCTCTGAAGTGTTGAGTAAGGCCATTGAGAGTTATGACTCTGAAGAAGAGATACGTAGGGATCCTGCTTATGTAGCTTACTATTTGTCTAACGTCACCTTGAATCCAAGACTCCCTCCTCCCTTAATCTCACGGGAGAATCAGCACTTGTTGAGTACAACAGCCTCTTGGGATGGTATGGGGATAAGATCTTCCTTGCATTCCTCTAGAAGATCCCTTTCAACGCATAGAGAGGAGCCTGAGGATGAGGGTTCACTGGTTGAACAACAGCCTTATGCTTCTTTGGCTAATTTGATTCAG CGGCCTCACTCGGCAGAAGACATCCATGCCATTTCCTCTAGTTCTCTCTCCATGGATGCTATTGCTAGTGAAGATACTTTAGCCTCACAAAATTCTACTAATGCACAGAGTGAGAGAACCAATAATAATCTATCTCTCTTTGGTGCTTCTCCATCCTCCATGAGGAACCAAGAGAAACAACAACACTCTCAAGGAAGGAGAATGCCACCTCCATCTTATCAGGTTCaagctacttctccttcacAACAAATGATGCATAACTTACCAAAGATTGCAACTACTCCTATGCATACATCAACATCAGCATACATGACATCTCTGAGCCCATTTTACAATCAGTCCTCGGGTATGTACCTCCCGCAGTATAATTACAGTGGGTACCTGTCTCGTGAAGGGGCTGTTCCTATGCCATATGACATCTCACCAACTTCTTCAGGATACAACAACAACGCTAGGCTTCTCCCTGGAGGAGGACATAACACTCCTTCTCTTGTGGATCCGTTTCAGTGGCAATACTACCAACAGCCTCAAGCAGATGCGTATTCTCCTTCCTTCCAGAGCAGCGCTGACTCTGCTTCTGGCTTTATGGCCAATCATGAACTTCACAGCAATCCATTGAGTTCAAGTTATGGAATGCAAAGTCCACGGCACATGGGGAACTACTTTGCAGTGCCGCCTGGTGTGAGAGTCATCCCGCAGTATACAGGATCACCTCTTGCTAGTCCAGTGATGCCATCCTCACCGGTTGGTGGTGGGATGATGGGGAAATTTGGAAGACGAAGTGAAACAAGGTATCATCAACAAGGAACGAGTAGGAGCACAGGGATCTACCCTGGTGGATGGCAAGGAGGCAACAGCGTCGTTGATGATTTTAAAAGACATTCTTTTCTTGATGAACTCAAGTCTCCAAATGCTCGTAAACTCGAGCTGTCTGATATTGCAGGGCGTGTTGTTGAATTCAG CGTGGATCAGCATGGGAGCCGGTTTATTCAACAGAAGTTGGAGCATTGCTCTGATGAGGAGAGAGCATCCGTTTTCAGTGAGGTTCTTCCACAAGCTTCAAAATTGATGACTGATGTCTTTGGAAACTATGTTATCCAAAAG TTCATAGAACATGGAACTCCGGACCAGAGGGAAGAACTTGTGAAGCAACTCGCTGGTCAGATGGTTTCTCTAAGCTTGCAAATGTATGGATGTCGTGTGATACAAAAg GCCCTTGAAGTGATAGATGTTGACCAAAAGACGGAACTGATACGTGAGCTAGATGGGAATGTGATGAAGTGTGTTAGAGACCAAAACGGAAACCATGTTATCCAAAAGTGTATAGAGAGCATGCCTGCGGATAGGATTGGATTCGTTATTGCAGCTTTCCGCGGTCAAGTTGCCACTCTTTCTACTCATCCTTATGGATGCAGAGTCATCCAGGTAAGA AGAATCTTAGAGCATTGCTCAGATGGTGAGGAGACTCGTTGTGTAATCGATGAAATCTTGGAATCTGCTTTTGCTCTTGCTCATGATCAGTATGGGAACTATGCCACTCAG CATGTCTTGGAGAGAGGGAAGCCTGATGAGAGGAGAAAGATCATTGAGAAGCTGACATGGAATGTTGTTCAGATGAGTCAGCACAAGTACGCATCCAACGTTGTGGAGAAGTGTTTGGAACATGGTGATGGTACCGAGAGAGAGTTGCTGATTGAGGAGATAATGGGAAAATCAGAGGAAGACAATCACTTGCTG GCGATGATGAAAGATCAGTACGCAAATTACGTGGTCCAGAAAGTCTTGGAGATCAGTAAAGATCAGCAAAGGGAGGTTCTGGGGCAGAGGATGAAGATCCATCTACAGAGTTTGAGGAAGTACACATATGGGAAACACATAGTAGCTAGATTCGAACAGCTGTTTG AGAGTGAAGCCTCAGAAGAAGGAACAGAAGGTTAG
- the LOC106389317 gene encoding pumilio homolog 5-like isoform X2: MTTTQSAMRMVEGDHHMKNWQQASRFGSHDMVVEDLAFLMKRNRLDSGSAGGDHIPSRSGSAPPSMEGSFTALRNLLKQQEGSSSSEVLSKAIESYDSEEEIRRDPAYVAYYLSNVTLNPRLPPPLISRENQHLLSTTASWDGMGIRSSLHSSRRSLSTHREEPEDEGSLVEQQPYASLANLIQRPHSAEDIHAISSSSLSMDAIASEDTLASQNSTNAQSERTNNNLSLFGASPSSMRNQEKQQHSQGRRMPPPSYQVQATSPSQQMMHNLPKIATTPMHTSTSAYMTSLSPFYNQSSGMYLPQYNYSGYLSREGAVPMPYDISPTSSGYNNNARLLPGGGHNTPSLVDPFQWQYYQQPQADAYSPSFQSSADSASGFMANHELHSNPLSSSYGMQSPRHMGNYFAVPPGVRVIPQYTGSPLASPVMPSSPVGGGMMGKFGRRSETRYHQQGTSRSTGIYPGGWQGGNSVVDDFKRHSFLDELKSPNARKLELSDIAGRVVEFSVDQHGSRFIQQKLEHCSDEERASVFSEVLPQASKLMTDVFGNYVIQKFIEHGTPDQREELVKQLAGQMVSLSLQMYGCRVIQKALEVIDVDQKTELIRELDGNVMKCVRDQNGNHVIQKCIESMPADRIGFVIAAFRGQVATLSTHPYGCRVIQVRRILEHCSDGEETRCVIDEILESAFALAHDQYGNYATQHVLERGKPDERRKIIEKLTWNVVQMSQHKYASNVVEKCLEHGDGTERELLIEEIMGKSEEDNHLLAMMKDQYANYVVQKVLEISKDQQREVLGQRMKIHLQSLRKYTYGKHIVARFEQLFGEESEASEEGTEG; encoded by the exons ATGACGACGACTCAGAGTGCTATGAGAATGGTGGAAGGTGATCATCATATGAAGAATTGGCAACAGGCTTCTAGATTTGGTTCACATGATATGGTTGTTGAAGATTTAGCCTTCCTTATGAAAAGAAACAGGTTAGATAGTGGTAGTGCTGGTGGTGATCATATCCCTAGTAGGAGTGGAAGCGCGCCACCTAGCATGGAAGGTTCATTTACAGCTCTTAGGAATCTATTGAAACAACAGGAAGGTAGTAGTAGCTCTGAAGTGTTGAGTAAGGCCATTGAGAGTTATGACTCTGAAGAAGAGATACGTAGGGATCCTGCTTATGTAGCTTACTATTTGTCTAACGTCACCTTGAATCCAAGACTCCCTCCTCCCTTAATCTCACGGGAGAATCAGCACTTGTTGAGTACAACAGCCTCTTGGGATGGTATGGGGATAAGATCTTCCTTGCATTCCTCTAGAAGATCCCTTTCAACGCATAGAGAGGAGCCTGAGGATGAGGGTTCACTGGTTGAACAACAGCCTTATGCTTCTTTGGCTAATTTGATTCAG CGGCCTCACTCGGCAGAAGACATCCATGCCATTTCCTCTAGTTCTCTCTCCATGGATGCTATTGCTAGTGAAGATACTTTAGCCTCACAAAATTCTACTAATGCACAGAGTGAGAGAACCAATAATAATCTATCTCTCTTTGGTGCTTCTCCATCCTCCATGAGGAACCAAGAGAAACAACAACACTCTCAAGGAAGGAGAATGCCACCTCCATCTTATCAGGTTCaagctacttctccttcacAACAAATGATGCATAACTTACCAAAGATTGCAACTACTCCTATGCATACATCAACATCAGCATACATGACATCTCTGAGCCCATTTTACAATCAGTCCTCGGGTATGTACCTCCCGCAGTATAATTACAGTGGGTACCTGTCTCGTGAAGGGGCTGTTCCTATGCCATATGACATCTCACCAACTTCTTCAGGATACAACAACAACGCTAGGCTTCTCCCTGGAGGAGGACATAACACTCCTTCTCTTGTGGATCCGTTTCAGTGGCAATACTACCAACAGCCTCAAGCAGATGCGTATTCTCCTTCCTTCCAGAGCAGCGCTGACTCTGCTTCTGGCTTTATGGCCAATCATGAACTTCACAGCAATCCATTGAGTTCAAGTTATGGAATGCAAAGTCCACGGCACATGGGGAACTACTTTGCAGTGCCGCCTGGTGTGAGAGTCATCCCGCAGTATACAGGATCACCTCTTGCTAGTCCAGTGATGCCATCCTCACCGGTTGGTGGTGGGATGATGGGGAAATTTGGAAGACGAAGTGAAACAAGGTATCATCAACAAGGAACGAGTAGGAGCACAGGGATCTACCCTGGTGGATGGCAAGGAGGCAACAGCGTCGTTGATGATTTTAAAAGACATTCTTTTCTTGATGAACTCAAGTCTCCAAATGCTCGTAAACTCGAGCTGTCTGATATTGCAGGGCGTGTTGTTGAATTCAG CGTGGATCAGCATGGGAGCCGGTTTATTCAACAGAAGTTGGAGCATTGCTCTGATGAGGAGAGAGCATCCGTTTTCAGTGAGGTTCTTCCACAAGCTTCAAAATTGATGACTGATGTCTTTGGAAACTATGTTATCCAAAAG TTCATAGAACATGGAACTCCGGACCAGAGGGAAGAACTTGTGAAGCAACTCGCTGGTCAGATGGTTTCTCTAAGCTTGCAAATGTATGGATGTCGTGTGATACAAAAg GCCCTTGAAGTGATAGATGTTGACCAAAAGACGGAACTGATACGTGAGCTAGATGGGAATGTGATGAAGTGTGTTAGAGACCAAAACGGAAACCATGTTATCCAAAAGTGTATAGAGAGCATGCCTGCGGATAGGATTGGATTCGTTATTGCAGCTTTCCGCGGTCAAGTTGCCACTCTTTCTACTCATCCTTATGGATGCAGAGTCATCCAGGTAAGA AGAATCTTAGAGCATTGCTCAGATGGTGAGGAGACTCGTTGTGTAATCGATGAAATCTTGGAATCTGCTTTTGCTCTTGCTCATGATCAGTATGGGAACTATGCCACTCAG CATGTCTTGGAGAGAGGGAAGCCTGATGAGAGGAGAAAGATCATTGAGAAGCTGACATGGAATGTTGTTCAGATGAGTCAGCACAAGTACGCATCCAACGTTGTGGAGAAGTGTTTGGAACATGGTGATGGTACCGAGAGAGAGTTGCTGATTGAGGAGATAATGGGAAAATCAGAGGAAGACAATCACTTGCTG GCGATGATGAAAGATCAGTACGCAAATTACGTGGTCCAGAAAGTCTTGGAGATCAGTAAAGATCAGCAAAGGGAGGTTCTGGGGCAGAGGATGAAGATCCATCTACAGAGTTTGAGGAAGTACACATATGGGAAACACATAGTAGCTAGATTCGAACAGCTGTTTGGTGAAG AGAGTGAAGCCTCAGAAGAAGGAACAGAAGGTTAG
- the LOC106389317 gene encoding pumilio homolog 5-like isoform X6, producing MTTTQSAMRMVEGDHHMKNWQQASRFGSHDMVVEDLAFLMKRNRLDSGSAGGDHIPSRSGSAPPSMEGSFTALRNLLKQQEGSSSSEVLSKAIESYDSEEEIRRDPAYVAYYLSNVTLNPRLPPPLISRENQHLLSTTASWDGMGIRSSLHSSRRSLSTHREEPEDEGSLVEQQPYASLANLIQRPHSAEDIHAISSSSLSMDAIASEDTLASQNSTNAQSERTNNNLSLFGASPSSMRNQEKQQHSQGRRMPPPSYQVQATSPSQQMMHNLPKIATTPMHTSTSAYMTSLSPFYNQSSGYNNNARLLPGGGHNTPSLVDPFQWQYYQQPQADAYSPSFQSSADSASGFMANHELHSNPLSSSYGMQSPRHMGNYFAVPPGVRVIPQYTGSPLASPVMPSSPVGGGMMGKFGRRSETRYHQQGTSRSTGIYPGGWQGGNSVVDDFKRHSFLDELKSPNARKLELSDIAGRVVEFSVDQHGSRFIQQKLEHCSDEERASVFSEVLPQASKLMTDVFGNYVIQKFIEHGTPDQREELVKQLAGQMVSLSLQMYGCRVIQKALEVIDVDQKTELIRELDGNVMKCVRDQNGNHVIQKCIESMPADRIGFVIAAFRGQVATLSTHPYGCRVIQVRRILEHCSDGEETRCVIDEILESAFALAHDQYGNYATQHVLERGKPDERRKIIEKLTWNVVQMSQHKYASNVVEKCLEHGDGTERELLIEEIMGKSEEDNHLLAMMKDQYANYVVQKVLEISKDQQREVLGQRMKIHLQSLRKYTYGKHIVARFEQLFGEDLLLSILVCVCF from the exons ATGACGACGACTCAGAGTGCTATGAGAATGGTGGAAGGTGATCATCATATGAAGAATTGGCAACAGGCTTCTAGATTTGGTTCACATGATATGGTTGTTGAAGATTTAGCCTTCCTTATGAAAAGAAACAGGTTAGATAGTGGTAGTGCTGGTGGTGATCATATCCCTAGTAGGAGTGGAAGCGCGCCACCTAGCATGGAAGGTTCATTTACAGCTCTTAGGAATCTATTGAAACAACAGGAAGGTAGTAGTAGCTCTGAAGTGTTGAGTAAGGCCATTGAGAGTTATGACTCTGAAGAAGAGATACGTAGGGATCCTGCTTATGTAGCTTACTATTTGTCTAACGTCACCTTGAATCCAAGACTCCCTCCTCCCTTAATCTCACGGGAGAATCAGCACTTGTTGAGTACAACAGCCTCTTGGGATGGTATGGGGATAAGATCTTCCTTGCATTCCTCTAGAAGATCCCTTTCAACGCATAGAGAGGAGCCTGAGGATGAGGGTTCACTGGTTGAACAACAGCCTTATGCTTCTTTGGCTAATTTGATTCAG CGGCCTCACTCGGCAGAAGACATCCATGCCATTTCCTCTAGTTCTCTCTCCATGGATGCTATTGCTAGTGAAGATACTTTAGCCTCACAAAATTCTACTAATGCACAGAGTGAGAGAACCAATAATAATCTATCTCTCTTTGGTGCTTCTCCATCCTCCATGAGGAACCAAGAGAAACAACAACACTCTCAAGGAAGGAGAATGCCACCTCCATCTTATCAGGTTCaagctacttctccttcacAACAAATGATGCATAACTTACCAAAGATTGCAACTACTCCTATGCATACATCAACATCAGCATACATGACATCTCTGAGCCCATTTTACAATCAGTCCTCGG GATACAACAACAACGCTAGGCTTCTCCCTGGAGGAGGACATAACACTCCTTCTCTTGTGGATCCGTTTCAGTGGCAATACTACCAACAGCCTCAAGCAGATGCGTATTCTCCTTCCTTCCAGAGCAGCGCTGACTCTGCTTCTGGCTTTATGGCCAATCATGAACTTCACAGCAATCCATTGAGTTCAAGTTATGGAATGCAAAGTCCACGGCACATGGGGAACTACTTTGCAGTGCCGCCTGGTGTGAGAGTCATCCCGCAGTATACAGGATCACCTCTTGCTAGTCCAGTGATGCCATCCTCACCGGTTGGTGGTGGGATGATGGGGAAATTTGGAAGACGAAGTGAAACAAGGTATCATCAACAAGGAACGAGTAGGAGCACAGGGATCTACCCTGGTGGATGGCAAGGAGGCAACAGCGTCGTTGATGATTTTAAAAGACATTCTTTTCTTGATGAACTCAAGTCTCCAAATGCTCGTAAACTCGAGCTGTCTGATATTGCAGGGCGTGTTGTTGAATTCAG CGTGGATCAGCATGGGAGCCGGTTTATTCAACAGAAGTTGGAGCATTGCTCTGATGAGGAGAGAGCATCCGTTTTCAGTGAGGTTCTTCCACAAGCTTCAAAATTGATGACTGATGTCTTTGGAAACTATGTTATCCAAAAG TTCATAGAACATGGAACTCCGGACCAGAGGGAAGAACTTGTGAAGCAACTCGCTGGTCAGATGGTTTCTCTAAGCTTGCAAATGTATGGATGTCGTGTGATACAAAAg GCCCTTGAAGTGATAGATGTTGACCAAAAGACGGAACTGATACGTGAGCTAGATGGGAATGTGATGAAGTGTGTTAGAGACCAAAACGGAAACCATGTTATCCAAAAGTGTATAGAGAGCATGCCTGCGGATAGGATTGGATTCGTTATTGCAGCTTTCCGCGGTCAAGTTGCCACTCTTTCTACTCATCCTTATGGATGCAGAGTCATCCAGGTAAGA AGAATCTTAGAGCATTGCTCAGATGGTGAGGAGACTCGTTGTGTAATCGATGAAATCTTGGAATCTGCTTTTGCTCTTGCTCATGATCAGTATGGGAACTATGCCACTCAG CATGTCTTGGAGAGAGGGAAGCCTGATGAGAGGAGAAAGATCATTGAGAAGCTGACATGGAATGTTGTTCAGATGAGTCAGCACAAGTACGCATCCAACGTTGTGGAGAAGTGTTTGGAACATGGTGATGGTACCGAGAGAGAGTTGCTGATTGAGGAGATAATGGGAAAATCAGAGGAAGACAATCACTTGCTG GCGATGATGAAAGATCAGTACGCAAATTACGTGGTCCAGAAAGTCTTGGAGATCAGTAAAGATCAGCAAAGGGAGGTTCTGGGGCAGAGGATGAAGATCCATCTACAGAGTTTGAGGAAGTACACATATGGGAAACACATAGTAGCTAGATTCGAACAGCTGTTTGGTGAAGATCTGTTGCTGTCAATATTAGTTTGTGTGTGTTTCTAA